Proteins encoded together in one Benincasa hispida cultivar B227 chromosome 1, ASM972705v1, whole genome shotgun sequence window:
- the LOC120081741 gene encoding U-box domain-containing protein 32-like isoform X6 produces the protein MFRRSIGLKSKKAFYVSQQAPICCDIWFVCRGRLIYSRQGRMGRFNPLPLENLEIGINHTNRLRPESVTCKNFADAQEKENACDRISRFRYQDLVDKNCSNNGDLGTSRTTLLLKNEGVKGGHPVSQSGLQEEGLMNVKSIQDFEEVKAWVEEDVVGAELKAKSSESSCMEEVKKRREMEELLEREKKEVERMNKEHDELLKELQHVQEQKSLLERKASEYQCEVEELEKKMFAAIDLLVSFKEKRDKLQIEHEGAVDKLRKLKNIVKKEPSRYRSAEMPTFSFMEIIEATRNFDPSWKIGEGRHGNVYKGLLRHMDVALKMFPSYGSHSQSTFQYEVEVLSRVRHPNLVSIIGACPESRLIVYENLKNGSLEDHLSYKNHNRPLSWQIRIRIAADICSALIFLHYSNPCIVHGDIKPSKILLDANFIAKLGGLGISRLIPQEEKVASVCNMSKEDNPYIDPEYLETGRFAPESDVYSLGVILLRILTARAPPGIVKDVKCALENDEIGAILDSSAGDWPHDLAEQLALVALRCCEKEKLDRPDLVSELWSVLEPMRSIASASCSSLKKHARVPAHFTCPIFQEIMKDPLIAADGFTYEADAIRGWFKSGHNTSPMTNLKLEHCNLVPNYALLNAIQEWQHQL, from the exons ATGTTCAG GAGGTCCATAGGATTGAAGTCCAAGAAAGCTTTCTATGTATCCCAGCAAGCACCAATATGTTGCGATATATGGTTTGTCTGCAGAGGACGCCTTATATACTCGAG GCAGGGCAGAATGGGAAGATTCAATCCATTGCCGctggaaaatttggaaataggAATCAACCATACCAACCGTCTGAGACCAGAATCTGTGACTTGTAAG AACTTTGCAGATGCTCAAGAAAAGGAGAATGCGTGTGATAGGATAAGCAGGTTTAGATATCAAGATTTGGTGGATAAAAATTGTTCCAATAATGGAGACCTGGGTACTTCAAGGACAACGCTATTGTTAAAGAATGAG GGAGTAAAAGGTGGACATCCAGTTAGCCAGAGTGGTTTGCAAGAAGAAGGCTTGATGAATGTTAAGTCCATACAAGACTTTGAGGAAGTGAAGGCTTGGGTAGAGGAAGATGTTGTGGGTGCTGAACTCAAG GCTAAATCATCAGAAAGCTCGTGTATGGAGGAggtgaagaaaagaagagagatggaagaacttttagagagagagaaaaaggaagTAGAACGAATGAACAAAGAGCATGATGAGCTTTTGAAAGAACTACAACATGTCCAAGAGCAGAAATCATTacttgagagaaaagcttcggAGTACCAGTGTGAGGTGGAGGAGTTGGAGAAGAAGATGTTTGCAGCTATTGACCTCTTAGTAAGTTTTAAGGAAAAACGAGATAAGTTGCAGATAGAGCATGAAGGTGCAGTGGACAAGCTTCGCAAGCTGAAGAATATTGTTAAAAAGGAACCTTCACGCTATCGCAGTGCAGAAATGCCTACATTCTCCTTTATGGAAATAATTGAAGCAACGAGAAACTTTGACCCTTCCTGGAAGATTGGTGAGGGAAGACATGGTAATGTTTATAAAGGCCTCCTCCGTCACATGGATGTTGCTCTAAAAATGTTTCCTTCGTATGGTTCTCATTCCCAATCAACGTTCCAATACGAG GTTGAGGTCTTGAGTAGGGTCAGGCATCCCAACCTGGTTTCGATTATTGGAGCATGTCCAGAATCTAGGTTAATAGTGTATGAGAATTTGAAAAATGGAAGCTTGGAAGACCACCTTTCCTACAAAAATCACAATCGCCCACTTTCATGGCAGATACGGATTCGCATTGCTGCTGATATCTGCTCAGCCCTTATATTTCTACATTACAGCAACCCTTGCATTGTCCATGGAGATATAAAACCAAGCAAAATCCTACTTGATGCCAATTTTATTGCCAAACTAGGTGGCCTGGGCATCTCTCGTTTGATCCCCCAAGAAGAGAAGGTGGCATCAGTATGTAATATGTCGAAAGAAGATAATCCATATATAGATCCCGAGTATCTTGAGACTGGAAGGTTCGCTCCAGAATCAGACGTCTACTCTCTTGGTGTTATTTTGCTGCGAATTTTAACTGCCAGAGCACCTCCGGGAATTGTAAAAGATGTAAAATGTGCCCTAGAAAATGACGAGATTGGTGCCATTCTGGACTCATCAGCTGGAGACTGGCCACATGATCTAGCAGAGCAATTAGCTCTTGTGGCATTGAGGTGCTGTGAGAAGGAAAAGTTGGATCGGCCTGACCTTGTCTCAGAATTATGGAGTGTTTTGGAGCCAATGAGATCCATTGCCTCAGCATCATGTTCAAGTTTGAAAAAACACGCTCGAGTGCCTGCCCATTTTACGTGTCCCATTTTTCAG GAAATTATGAAAGATCCACTCATTGCTGCAGATGGATTCACATACGAAGCTGACGCAATAAGAGGATGGTTCAAAAGTGGCCACAACACTTCTCCGATGACAAATCTTAAACTTGAGCACTGTAATCTTGTGCCAAATTATGCTCTTTTGAATGCAATTCAAGAGTGGCAGCATCAGCTATGA
- the LOC120081741 gene encoding U-box domain-containing protein 32-like isoform X5 has protein sequence MLKTLYLLRWAPMSTTLKLLLFGLSKTSPARVSVCFMFITLLPVQAQKVWIETNNVERGIVEIIAQYGIKWLVMGLDTERYNMKRSIGLKSKKAFYVSQQAPICCDIWFVCRGRLIYSRQGRMGRFNPLPLENLEIGINHTNRLRPESVTCKNFADAQEKENACDRISRFRYQDLVDKNCSNNGDLGTSRTTLLLKNEGVKGGHPVSQSGLQEEGLMNVKSIQDFEEVKAWVEEDVVGAELKAKSSESSCMEEVKKRREMEELLEREKKEVERMNKEHDELLKELQHVQEQKSLLERKASEYQCEVEELEKKMFAAIDLLVSFKEKRDKLQIEHEGAVDKLRKLKNIVKKEPSRYRSAEMPTFSFMEIIEATRNFDPSWKIGEGRHGNVYKGLLRHMDVALKMFPSYGSHSQSTFQYEVEVLSRVRHPNLVSIIGACPESRLIVYENLKNGSLEDHLSYKNHNRPLSWQIRIRIAADICSALIFLHYSNPCIVHGDIKPSKILLDANFIAKLGGLGISRLIPQEEKVASVCNMSKEDNPYIDPEYLETGRFAPESDVYSLGVILLRILTARAPPGIVKDVKCALENDEIGAILDSSAGDWPHDLAEQLALVALRCCEKEKLDRPDLVSELWSVLEPMRSIASASCSSLKKHARVPAHFTCPIFQEIMKDPLIAADGFTYEADAIRGWFKSGHNTSPMTNLKLEHCNLVPNYALLNAIQEWQHQL, from the exons ATGTTGAAGACACTATATTTGTTGCGGTGGGCACCGATGTCGACGACGCTGAAGCTACTCTTATTTGGGCTGTCCAAAACTTCACCGGCAAGAGTTTCTGTCTGCTTCATGTTCATCACCTTGCTCCCA GTACAAGCCCAAAAAGTATGGATTGAGACGAACAACGTTGAGAGAGGGATTGTTGAAATTATTGCTCAGTACGGTATTAAATGGCTAGTCATGGGCTTAGACACAGAAAGATACAATATGAA GAGGTCCATAGGATTGAAGTCCAAGAAAGCTTTCTATGTATCCCAGCAAGCACCAATATGTTGCGATATATGGTTTGTCTGCAGAGGACGCCTTATATACTCGAG GCAGGGCAGAATGGGAAGATTCAATCCATTGCCGctggaaaatttggaaataggAATCAACCATACCAACCGTCTGAGACCAGAATCTGTGACTTGTAAG AACTTTGCAGATGCTCAAGAAAAGGAGAATGCGTGTGATAGGATAAGCAGGTTTAGATATCAAGATTTGGTGGATAAAAATTGTTCCAATAATGGAGACCTGGGTACTTCAAGGACAACGCTATTGTTAAAGAATGAG GGAGTAAAAGGTGGACATCCAGTTAGCCAGAGTGGTTTGCAAGAAGAAGGCTTGATGAATGTTAAGTCCATACAAGACTTTGAGGAAGTGAAGGCTTGGGTAGAGGAAGATGTTGTGGGTGCTGAACTCAAG GCTAAATCATCAGAAAGCTCGTGTATGGAGGAggtgaagaaaagaagagagatggaagaacttttagagagagagaaaaaggaagTAGAACGAATGAACAAAGAGCATGATGAGCTTTTGAAAGAACTACAACATGTCCAAGAGCAGAAATCATTacttgagagaaaagcttcggAGTACCAGTGTGAGGTGGAGGAGTTGGAGAAGAAGATGTTTGCAGCTATTGACCTCTTAGTAAGTTTTAAGGAAAAACGAGATAAGTTGCAGATAGAGCATGAAGGTGCAGTGGACAAGCTTCGCAAGCTGAAGAATATTGTTAAAAAGGAACCTTCACGCTATCGCAGTGCAGAAATGCCTACATTCTCCTTTATGGAAATAATTGAAGCAACGAGAAACTTTGACCCTTCCTGGAAGATTGGTGAGGGAAGACATGGTAATGTTTATAAAGGCCTCCTCCGTCACATGGATGTTGCTCTAAAAATGTTTCCTTCGTATGGTTCTCATTCCCAATCAACGTTCCAATACGAG GTTGAGGTCTTGAGTAGGGTCAGGCATCCCAACCTGGTTTCGATTATTGGAGCATGTCCAGAATCTAGGTTAATAGTGTATGAGAATTTGAAAAATGGAAGCTTGGAAGACCACCTTTCCTACAAAAATCACAATCGCCCACTTTCATGGCAGATACGGATTCGCATTGCTGCTGATATCTGCTCAGCCCTTATATTTCTACATTACAGCAACCCTTGCATTGTCCATGGAGATATAAAACCAAGCAAAATCCTACTTGATGCCAATTTTATTGCCAAACTAGGTGGCCTGGGCATCTCTCGTTTGATCCCCCAAGAAGAGAAGGTGGCATCAGTATGTAATATGTCGAAAGAAGATAATCCATATATAGATCCCGAGTATCTTGAGACTGGAAGGTTCGCTCCAGAATCAGACGTCTACTCTCTTGGTGTTATTTTGCTGCGAATTTTAACTGCCAGAGCACCTCCGGGAATTGTAAAAGATGTAAAATGTGCCCTAGAAAATGACGAGATTGGTGCCATTCTGGACTCATCAGCTGGAGACTGGCCACATGATCTAGCAGAGCAATTAGCTCTTGTGGCATTGAGGTGCTGTGAGAAGGAAAAGTTGGATCGGCCTGACCTTGTCTCAGAATTATGGAGTGTTTTGGAGCCAATGAGATCCATTGCCTCAGCATCATGTTCAAGTTTGAAAAAACACGCTCGAGTGCCTGCCCATTTTACGTGTCCCATTTTTCAG GAAATTATGAAAGATCCACTCATTGCTGCAGATGGATTCACATACGAAGCTGACGCAATAAGAGGATGGTTCAAAAGTGGCCACAACACTTCTCCGATGACAAATCTTAAACTTGAGCACTGTAATCTTGTGCCAAATTATGCTCTTTTGAATGCAATTCAAGAGTGGCAGCATCAGCTATGA
- the LOC120081741 gene encoding U-box domain-containing protein 32-like isoform X2: protein MGSADVIGQLLQFDVEDTIFVAVGTDVDDAEATLIWAVQNFTGKSFCLLHVHHLAPKNEEPSSYTLKEHIDKAFEEPERQKPFELLNQYVLILAKLGVQAQKVWIETNNVERGIVEIIAQYGIKWLVMGLDTERYNMNSTTNGGGRFKHPTFWCLDQRSIGLKSKKAFYVSQQAPICCDIWFVCRGRLIYSRQGRMGRFNPLPLENLEIGINHTNRLRPESVTYAQEKENACDRISRFRYQDLVDKNCSNNGDLGTSRTTLLLKNEGVKGGHPVSQSGLQEEGLMNVKSIQDFEEVKAWVEEDVVGAELKAKSSESSCMEEVKKRREMEELLEREKKEVERMNKEHDELLKELQHVQEQKSLLERKASEYQCEVEELEKKMFAAIDLLVSFKEKRDKLQIEHEGAVDKLRKLKNIVKKEPSRYRSAEMPTFSFMEIIEATRNFDPSWKIGEGRHGNVYKGLLRHMDVALKMFPSYGSHSQSTFQYEVEVLSRVRHPNLVSIIGACPESRLIVYENLKNGSLEDHLSYKNHNRPLSWQIRIRIAADICSALIFLHYSNPCIVHGDIKPSKILLDANFIAKLGGLGISRLIPQEEKVASVCNMSKEDNPYIDPEYLETGRFAPESDVYSLGVILLRILTARAPPGIVKDVKCALENDEIGAILDSSAGDWPHDLAEQLALVALRCCEKEKLDRPDLVSELWSVLEPMRSIASASCSSLKKHARVPAHFTCPIFQEIMKDPLIAADGFTYEADAIRGWFKSGHNTSPMTNLKLEHCNLVPNYALLNAIQEWQHQL, encoded by the exons ATGGGCAGTGCCGACGTGATTGGACAACTGCTCCAATTCGATGTTGAAGACACTATATTTGTTGCGGTGGGCACCGATGTCGACGACGCTGAAGCTACTCTTATTTGGGCTGTCCAAAACTTCACCGGCAAGAGTTTCTGTCTGCTTCATGTTCATCACCTTGCTCCCA AAAATGAAGAGCCATCTTCCTATACACTAAAAGAACATATAGACAAGGCATTCGAGGAACCCGAAAGGCAAAAGCCTTTTGAACTTCTTAATCAATATGTTCTCATTCTTGCCAAACTGGGG GTACAAGCCCAAAAAGTATGGATTGAGACGAACAACGTTGAGAGAGGGATTGTTGAAATTATTGCTCAGTACGGTATTAAATGGCTAGTCATGGGCTTAGACACAGAAAGATACAATATGAA CTCAACAACAAATGGTGGTGGGAGATTCAAACATCCAACCTTTTGGTGTCTAGACCA GAGGTCCATAGGATTGAAGTCCAAGAAAGCTTTCTATGTATCCCAGCAAGCACCAATATGTTGCGATATATGGTTTGTCTGCAGAGGACGCCTTATATACTCGAG GCAGGGCAGAATGGGAAGATTCAATCCATTGCCGctggaaaatttggaaataggAATCAACCATACCAACCGTCTGAGACCAGAATCTGTGACTT ATGCTCAAGAAAAGGAGAATGCGTGTGATAGGATAAGCAGGTTTAGATATCAAGATTTGGTGGATAAAAATTGTTCCAATAATGGAGACCTGGGTACTTCAAGGACAACGCTATTGTTAAAGAATGAG GGAGTAAAAGGTGGACATCCAGTTAGCCAGAGTGGTTTGCAAGAAGAAGGCTTGATGAATGTTAAGTCCATACAAGACTTTGAGGAAGTGAAGGCTTGGGTAGAGGAAGATGTTGTGGGTGCTGAACTCAAG GCTAAATCATCAGAAAGCTCGTGTATGGAGGAggtgaagaaaagaagagagatggaagaacttttagagagagagaaaaaggaagTAGAACGAATGAACAAAGAGCATGATGAGCTTTTGAAAGAACTACAACATGTCCAAGAGCAGAAATCATTacttgagagaaaagcttcggAGTACCAGTGTGAGGTGGAGGAGTTGGAGAAGAAGATGTTTGCAGCTATTGACCTCTTAGTAAGTTTTAAGGAAAAACGAGATAAGTTGCAGATAGAGCATGAAGGTGCAGTGGACAAGCTTCGCAAGCTGAAGAATATTGTTAAAAAGGAACCTTCACGCTATCGCAGTGCAGAAATGCCTACATTCTCCTTTATGGAAATAATTGAAGCAACGAGAAACTTTGACCCTTCCTGGAAGATTGGTGAGGGAAGACATGGTAATGTTTATAAAGGCCTCCTCCGTCACATGGATGTTGCTCTAAAAATGTTTCCTTCGTATGGTTCTCATTCCCAATCAACGTTCCAATACGAG GTTGAGGTCTTGAGTAGGGTCAGGCATCCCAACCTGGTTTCGATTATTGGAGCATGTCCAGAATCTAGGTTAATAGTGTATGAGAATTTGAAAAATGGAAGCTTGGAAGACCACCTTTCCTACAAAAATCACAATCGCCCACTTTCATGGCAGATACGGATTCGCATTGCTGCTGATATCTGCTCAGCCCTTATATTTCTACATTACAGCAACCCTTGCATTGTCCATGGAGATATAAAACCAAGCAAAATCCTACTTGATGCCAATTTTATTGCCAAACTAGGTGGCCTGGGCATCTCTCGTTTGATCCCCCAAGAAGAGAAGGTGGCATCAGTATGTAATATGTCGAAAGAAGATAATCCATATATAGATCCCGAGTATCTTGAGACTGGAAGGTTCGCTCCAGAATCAGACGTCTACTCTCTTGGTGTTATTTTGCTGCGAATTTTAACTGCCAGAGCACCTCCGGGAATTGTAAAAGATGTAAAATGTGCCCTAGAAAATGACGAGATTGGTGCCATTCTGGACTCATCAGCTGGAGACTGGCCACATGATCTAGCAGAGCAATTAGCTCTTGTGGCATTGAGGTGCTGTGAGAAGGAAAAGTTGGATCGGCCTGACCTTGTCTCAGAATTATGGAGTGTTTTGGAGCCAATGAGATCCATTGCCTCAGCATCATGTTCAAGTTTGAAAAAACACGCTCGAGTGCCTGCCCATTTTACGTGTCCCATTTTTCAG GAAATTATGAAAGATCCACTCATTGCTGCAGATGGATTCACATACGAAGCTGACGCAATAAGAGGATGGTTCAAAAGTGGCCACAACACTTCTCCGATGACAAATCTTAAACTTGAGCACTGTAATCTTGTGCCAAATTATGCTCTTTTGAATGCAATTCAAGAGTGGCAGCATCAGCTATGA
- the LOC120081741 gene encoding U-box domain-containing protein 32-like isoform X3, with the protein MGSADVIGQLLQFDVEDTIFVAVGTDVDDAEATLIWAVQNFTGKSFCLLHVHHLAPKNEEPSSYTLKEHIDKAFEEPERQKPFELLNQYVLILAKLGVQAQKVWIETNNVERGIVEIIAQYGIKWLVMGLDTERYNMKRSIGLKSKKAFYVSQQAPICCDIWFVCRGRLIYSRQGRMGRFNPLPLENLEIGINHTNRLRPESVTCKNFADAQEKENACDRISRFRYQDLVDKNCSNNGDLGTSRTTLLLKNEGVKGGHPVSQSGLQEEGLMNVKSIQDFEEVKAWVEEDVVGAELKAKSSESSCMEEVKKRREMEELLEREKKEVERMNKEHDELLKELQHVQEQKSLLERKASEYQCEVEELEKKMFAAIDLLVSFKEKRDKLQIEHEGAVDKLRKLKNIVKKEPSRYRSAEMPTFSFMEIIEATRNFDPSWKIGEGRHGNVYKGLLRHMDVALKMFPSYGSHSQSTFQYEVEVLSRVRHPNLVSIIGACPESRLIVYENLKNGSLEDHLSYKNHNRPLSWQIRIRIAADICSALIFLHYSNPCIVHGDIKPSKILLDANFIAKLGGLGISRLIPQEEKVASVCNMSKEDNPYIDPEYLETGRFAPESDVYSLGVILLRILTARAPPGIVKDVKCALENDEIGAILDSSAGDWPHDLAEQLALVALRCCEKEKLDRPDLVSELWSVLEPMRSIASASCSSLKKHARVPAHFTCPIFQEIMKDPLIAADGFTYEADAIRGWFKSGHNTSPMTNLKLEHCNLVPNYALLNAIQEWQHQL; encoded by the exons ATGGGCAGTGCCGACGTGATTGGACAACTGCTCCAATTCGATGTTGAAGACACTATATTTGTTGCGGTGGGCACCGATGTCGACGACGCTGAAGCTACTCTTATTTGGGCTGTCCAAAACTTCACCGGCAAGAGTTTCTGTCTGCTTCATGTTCATCACCTTGCTCCCA AAAATGAAGAGCCATCTTCCTATACACTAAAAGAACATATAGACAAGGCATTCGAGGAACCCGAAAGGCAAAAGCCTTTTGAACTTCTTAATCAATATGTTCTCATTCTTGCCAAACTGGGG GTACAAGCCCAAAAAGTATGGATTGAGACGAACAACGTTGAGAGAGGGATTGTTGAAATTATTGCTCAGTACGGTATTAAATGGCTAGTCATGGGCTTAGACACAGAAAGATACAATATGAA GAGGTCCATAGGATTGAAGTCCAAGAAAGCTTTCTATGTATCCCAGCAAGCACCAATATGTTGCGATATATGGTTTGTCTGCAGAGGACGCCTTATATACTCGAG GCAGGGCAGAATGGGAAGATTCAATCCATTGCCGctggaaaatttggaaataggAATCAACCATACCAACCGTCTGAGACCAGAATCTGTGACTTGTAAG AACTTTGCAGATGCTCAAGAAAAGGAGAATGCGTGTGATAGGATAAGCAGGTTTAGATATCAAGATTTGGTGGATAAAAATTGTTCCAATAATGGAGACCTGGGTACTTCAAGGACAACGCTATTGTTAAAGAATGAG GGAGTAAAAGGTGGACATCCAGTTAGCCAGAGTGGTTTGCAAGAAGAAGGCTTGATGAATGTTAAGTCCATACAAGACTTTGAGGAAGTGAAGGCTTGGGTAGAGGAAGATGTTGTGGGTGCTGAACTCAAG GCTAAATCATCAGAAAGCTCGTGTATGGAGGAggtgaagaaaagaagagagatggaagaacttttagagagagagaaaaaggaagTAGAACGAATGAACAAAGAGCATGATGAGCTTTTGAAAGAACTACAACATGTCCAAGAGCAGAAATCATTacttgagagaaaagcttcggAGTACCAGTGTGAGGTGGAGGAGTTGGAGAAGAAGATGTTTGCAGCTATTGACCTCTTAGTAAGTTTTAAGGAAAAACGAGATAAGTTGCAGATAGAGCATGAAGGTGCAGTGGACAAGCTTCGCAAGCTGAAGAATATTGTTAAAAAGGAACCTTCACGCTATCGCAGTGCAGAAATGCCTACATTCTCCTTTATGGAAATAATTGAAGCAACGAGAAACTTTGACCCTTCCTGGAAGATTGGTGAGGGAAGACATGGTAATGTTTATAAAGGCCTCCTCCGTCACATGGATGTTGCTCTAAAAATGTTTCCTTCGTATGGTTCTCATTCCCAATCAACGTTCCAATACGAG GTTGAGGTCTTGAGTAGGGTCAGGCATCCCAACCTGGTTTCGATTATTGGAGCATGTCCAGAATCTAGGTTAATAGTGTATGAGAATTTGAAAAATGGAAGCTTGGAAGACCACCTTTCCTACAAAAATCACAATCGCCCACTTTCATGGCAGATACGGATTCGCATTGCTGCTGATATCTGCTCAGCCCTTATATTTCTACATTACAGCAACCCTTGCATTGTCCATGGAGATATAAAACCAAGCAAAATCCTACTTGATGCCAATTTTATTGCCAAACTAGGTGGCCTGGGCATCTCTCGTTTGATCCCCCAAGAAGAGAAGGTGGCATCAGTATGTAATATGTCGAAAGAAGATAATCCATATATAGATCCCGAGTATCTTGAGACTGGAAGGTTCGCTCCAGAATCAGACGTCTACTCTCTTGGTGTTATTTTGCTGCGAATTTTAACTGCCAGAGCACCTCCGGGAATTGTAAAAGATGTAAAATGTGCCCTAGAAAATGACGAGATTGGTGCCATTCTGGACTCATCAGCTGGAGACTGGCCACATGATCTAGCAGAGCAATTAGCTCTTGTGGCATTGAGGTGCTGTGAGAAGGAAAAGTTGGATCGGCCTGACCTTGTCTCAGAATTATGGAGTGTTTTGGAGCCAATGAGATCCATTGCCTCAGCATCATGTTCAAGTTTGAAAAAACACGCTCGAGTGCCTGCCCATTTTACGTGTCCCATTTTTCAG GAAATTATGAAAGATCCACTCATTGCTGCAGATGGATTCACATACGAAGCTGACGCAATAAGAGGATGGTTCAAAAGTGGCCACAACACTTCTCCGATGACAAATCTTAAACTTGAGCACTGTAATCTTGTGCCAAATTATGCTCTTTTGAATGCAATTCAAGAGTGGCAGCATCAGCTATGA